ACCCTGCGTCGGAATCTATACCGGCGGTAGTGACTGGGCGAGTGACTATCTATGCATGGCACTGTGAGAATGGCGTTCCAGAAATTACCCGCCAGGCGCTACAGGTAGATGAACGGGGTTATATTGCTAATTATTGGTATCGGATGGATCGATCAGGATAAAGAGTAATTTTCGCGAAAGTGGTTTGCCTTATGGTAATGGAGGGCTTCTGCTACTGAGGTGTGAAAACATAACGCCGCTGTGAAATACGGGCAAACTATTTTGGGTTTAGCGCACTTGGGGTTAGCGTACTTAGTGTTAGTGTCGGATAAGGCCCCAGGGGAGGGGGTTACTCCCCGCTGCTTTTGAGGCATCTAAAAACTGCTAATTTTCCCCTTTAGGTCTGCTCGTTATCCAGTTTTTTCGCGAGCTTGTGCCCTTCATCAGAGATCCCAAGTTTCCAATAACTGGAAATGTAAATATGGGTTTTGGGGATTTCTTTATCCTGCTTAAAAAATTTCCGTAACTGCCGCATGCTACTAAATTCGCAGGCGGCCCAGATGGCGGCTTGGCCTGGAAGCCAGGGCAGTGCCTGAATTTTAGGGAGGAGAAGTTCACCGGTGGGGAGAGAATTTACCACCCAGTGCAGCTGCAGGTTTTTTGGATGTTTCAGTGGCTGAATATCCGATTCGCTTGAAACTTCTATCACCGCATATCCGCTGGCCTCATCAGGTAGTTGGGCCAGGTTAACGCTAATGGCGGGTAGGGCGGTCATATCGCCGGCGAGCAAAAACCAGTCGGCCTGGGGGTTAATCAGCTTCTTGGGGCCTGGCCCTCCTATCAAAATAGAGTCTCCGGGTTGTGCATTGGCCGCCCAATTTGAGGCTGGCCCTTCATGTTCATGCAACGCGAAGTCGATATCGATTTCTGTCTGCCGTTGGTACCTGATGGTATAGCTTCTCATTAGCGGGCGTGTACCTTCGCCCTTAGGGAAAACCAGTTTTACATAGGCACTTTCCTGGTCGCAGGGAAAGGATTCAAACCCTTCGCCACCCAGAGTGATACGTAACATGTGTTCTGAGACTTTGGTGGAGCGCAAAACGACCAGCTCTCGTGTGCGTTTTTCAGCCATAGTATTGAGGCTCCTTAATCTGAAGTAGAGTGTTCGGTCAGGTTCTCGATCATAACGCTGGCGATATGGGCAAACGCCTTGAGTTCTTTTTCGCTCAGGTTGAGAGTCATTACAGCGATAACCTCTGTTTCCAGGTTATGCACTTTTTCAAGAATCTTTTTTCCTGATGCTGTGGGAGCAAGGAACTGACTGCGGCGGTCATTAGGGTTGTCTGTTTTTTTGATAAGTTTGGATTGAACCAACTCATTAAGTACCCGTGTAATCTGGGCCTTATCTTGATTCATTCGCAGGGCAATTGACCGTGCGGTACCCTGCGGATACTTGCAAATTCCCTTGAGCACGCGAATATGATTTACCGGGAGGTCAATTTTTTGCTCCTGAATGCTGATCCGCAGCTGCTTTTTGTAAGCGTGGATCAGCTGGTGCAGGGTTTCGTTGACTGAGTAGCTCACAGGGTTGCCGCATTAATTTGGTTGATATTGTCAACTTTATTTTAAGTGGTTGATTGTGTCAACTAAATCGAAGGGTGTTGTATTAGATCGAAAGAAACTTTTCGGCGGGGGAGAAATTAGGGCGTGGAGCATTGCAGAGAGTTTTCGCCTTTGGGCGCAGAGTATTGAAAGCTAAAAAGCCGATTGAAGGGGAGGGGGACCCCCTCCCCAATAGCGGTAGGAATCGCGCTTACCAGGTTAAACTGATATCAGTTCCATCAAACTTCACATCTGAGTCGTACACATACTTCAGCGTGCCTTTCCAGAATGAGCCGTGCCACTCCCAGTCGGCATCGTAACTGACTTCATTGAGTACCTTTTGACTAAAGGCCTCAAAGCTGCCGTAGCGCTCTTCACTACCCATAATGACTACCCAGGTTTGCTCGTTCCAGTCGCAGGTGACGGTGTTGGAGTCACCATTGCCACAGGGATAACGCACGGCGATATAGCCGTCGTCTTCCTTGCCGAACTTCCAGTTACCGCTGCGCTTCTCTTCTTCAAACCCTTCCGGCCACTGCAGGGCTACGTTGGAGCCACCGGAATGGAACAGTTCGATTTCCGGGTAGGGGTTGTATTGAATTACGGCAACATTGTTCACCTGTTTGATCTTCGGCAGATGGTCGTTTTGCATGGTGCTATTGCCATCGCCAACCTTTGCCCAGACTGATTGGGTACCGGTGGTGGCGATCCAGGGAGTCTGCTGGTAGCCCTGACGACCACCCCAGTAATTCTGAATGGAGTGCATCATCACACCGCCATCCTTATACATGGAGAAGTTGGCGCCGGAGAGCACCGAGCTGCGGCTGAATACAGCTCCGGCCTTAGCGGCAGCGGGGGCAGCAGCTTCTGAAAGACCCAGGAATTGGTCAAAGGCCTTTAGCCCTTCATACCCTTCGAGCTGATATCTACTGGCGAACCAGGCGGTATCAGCGGCTACATCGGGATGGAAGTAGGCTCCCTGGCTCCAGTAGAAGGGCACACGCTCTTCGCGGGGGAAGTCGGCATAGAGACTGTTTCTGGCATCACCGAGAGAGTGGCCTACCGAGTAATTCATATTCAGGTTTTTACCGAAATACTCAAAGACCTGATCGGTGATCTCCAGGCCGGAGGTAGCCAGCATTACACCTGCGGGGCTTGGTGTTCTTACTGACTCTTTGCCCAGGCCCGTTAAGAGGTAGATGATGCGGTTGATGTTGCCGCCGGAACCGTTCCTGCGATAACCGTCATTACTTCGA
This DNA window, taken from Microbulbifer sp. GL-2, encodes the following:
- a CDS encoding siderophore-interacting protein, with the translated sequence MAEKRTRELVVLRSTKVSEHMLRITLGGEGFESFPCDQESAYVKLVFPKGEGTRPLMRSYTIRYQRQTEIDIDFALHEHEGPASNWAANAQPGDSILIGGPGPKKLINPQADWFLLAGDMTALPAISVNLAQLPDEASGYAVIEVSSESDIQPLKHPKNLQLHWVVNSLPTGELLLPKIQALPWLPGQAAIWAACEFSSMRQLRKFFKQDKEIPKTHIYISSYWKLGISDEGHKLAKKLDNEQT
- a CDS encoding MarR family winged helix-turn-helix transcriptional regulator, which produces MSYSVNETLHQLIHAYKKQLRISIQEQKIDLPVNHIRVLKGICKYPQGTARSIALRMNQDKAQITRVLNELVQSKLIKKTDNPNDRRSQFLAPTASGKKILEKVHNLETEVIAVMTLNLSEKELKAFAHIASVMIENLTEHSTSD